CGGCCTGGAGGCGCTCCTCGTCCGATCCGAAGTCGCCCGAAGGACGCACGCCGAAGGCGAAGACCGATCCAGGACCGAGCGGAAGGTACTTCTGGGCACGTTCCTGGTGCGGGTGGCCTTCGAGTCCCGCCCACGTGACGAACGAGACGCGCGGGTCGTTCGCGAGCCATTCCGCGACGACGCGCGCGTTCGCGATGTGCGCGTCGATCCGCTGCGGAAGCGTCTCGACGCCCTGCAGCAGGTTGAAGGCGGACTGCGGGCTGAGCGAGGGTCCGATGTCGCGCAGCTGCTCGGTGCGGAGCTTCGTGAGGAAGCCGTACTCGCCGAAGTTGTCCCACCAGCGGATGCCGCCGTAGGACTCGACCGGCTCCGTCATCGACGGGAACTTGCCGTTGCCCCAGTTGAACGTTCCCGCCTCGACGACGATGCCGCCGAGCGTCGTGCCGTGGCCCCCGAGGAACTTCGTGACGGAATGGATGACGATGTCCGCACCGTGCTCGATCGGTCGGGCGAGGTAGGGGGTCGCGAGCGTCGAGTCGACGACGAGCGGGATGCCGGCGTCGTGCGCGACGGCGGCGAGGCCTTCGATGTCGGCGATCTCACCACCCGGGTTGCCGATCATCTCGACGTAGAGCACCTTCGTGTTGGCGCGGATGGCCTTGCGGAACTCCTCGGGATCGGAGCTCGCGACGAACGTCGTGTCGACGCCGAACCGCCGCAGCGTCACATCGAGCTGCGTCACGGTTCCGCCGTAGAGCTGCGCCGACGCGACGATGTGGTCGCCCTGGCCGACGAGGGCGGCGAACGTGATGAACTCGGCCGACATGCCGCTGGCCGTCGCGACCGCGCCGATGCCGCCCTCGAGCGACGCGAGGCGCTCTTCCAGGGCGGCGACCGTCGGGTTGCCGATGCGCGAGTAGATGTTGCCGTACTTCTGCAGGGCGAAGAGGTTCGCGGCATCCTTCGCGCTGTCGAAGACGAACGACGTCGTCTGGTAGATCGGCACGGCGCGCGCGCCCGTCGCCGCGTCGGGTGTTCCACCCGCGTGGAGGGCTCGGGTGCGGAACCCGAACTGGTGCTCGCTCATGTCGTCTCCTTCTGTCGGGCCACGCGGACGGCTTCTCGCACGCCGTCGACGGCCCAGGGGTTCTGCAAGCTGGTGGTGTCGCCGAGCGCGTCGCCCTGCCACAGCTGCGCCAGCAGCCGCCGCAGGATCTTGCCTGACCGGGTCTTCGGCAGCTCCGGCACGCGCACGATGATCTTGGGTTTCGCAATCGGCCCGATGTCTCGCGCGACCTGCGCACGAAGCTCATCGTGGTCGGCTGCACCTGCCGCACCGTCGACGACGAATGCGGCGACGGCGTGGCCGGTCAGGGGATCGGCGATTCCCGTCACGCCGGCTTCGCCGACAGCCGGATGCGCCACGAGCGACGACTCTATCTCGATCGTCGAGAGGCGGTGGCCCGAGACGTTCACGACGTCGTCGAGGCGTCCGAGGATCCAGATGTACCCGTCGGCGTCGATCGTGGCGCCGTCGCCGGCGACGTAATAGCCGCCGTGCTCGCCGTGACCCGCGAAGGGAGCCCAGTACGAATCGCGGTACCGGAGCGGATCGCCCCACACGGTGCGTGCCATGCCCGGCCACGGGCGGCGCGCGACGAGGGTGCCCGAGCGTCCGGGGGCGACGGGTTCGCCGCGCTCGTCGACGACGGCCATGTCGATGCCCGGAAGCGCCACGGTCGCCGAGCCGGGCTTGAGCGTCGTGACGCCCGGGAGTGGTGCGATCATCGCGGCGCCCGTCTCGGACTGCCACCACGTGTCGACGACGGGTGTCTCATCGCGCCCGAAGTTGCGGCGGAACCAGACCCAGGCCTCCGGATTGATCGCTTCGCCGACGGTGCCGAGAAGACGGATGCTGGACAGGTCGTGCCCCGCCGGGAGGTCGTCGCCGAACCACGTCATGAACGTTCGGATGAGCGTGGGAGCCGTGTAGTAGACCGTCACGCCGTACCGTTCGATGATCTCGAGGTGCCGTTCGCGGTTCGGGGCATCGGGGGTGCCCTCGTAGATGACCTGCGTCAGTCCGTTCGAGAGCGGTCCGTAGATCTCGTACGTGTGGGCCGTGACCCATGCGAGGTCGGCCGTGCACCAGTGCACGTCATCGGGCTTCGCGTCGAAGTGCGCCCAGTGCGCCCAGCTCGCGTGCGTCAGGTATCCGCCGGAGGTGTGCACGAGGCCCTTGGGCTTTCCCGTCGTTCCCGAGGTGTAGATGATGAAGAGCGGATGCTCGGAGTCGAACGCCTGCGGATCGTGTGTGTCCGGCTGTGTGTCGATCGCTTCGTGCCACCAAACATCGCGCCCTTCCGTCCACGCGATGTCCTGGCCGGTGCGTCGCACGACGAGCACGTGCTCCAGTGCCGGAAGGTCGGCGGCCGCGATGTCGGCGGCCGACTTGACCTCCACCTGACGGCCGCGGCGGCTCTGGCCGTCTGTCGTGACGAGGAGCTTCGCGCCGGTGTCCTCGAGACGGAAGCGCACGGCCTCGGCCGAGAAGCCTCCGAAGACGAGCGAGTGCACGGCGCCGATCCGCGCGCACGCCAGGGCGATCACGACGGTCTCGATGAGCACGGGGAGGTAGACGACGACACGGTCCCCGGGGCCGATGCCGAGAGCCGTGAGTCCGTTCGCGGCGCGCGCGACGCGGCGCTGCAGGTCTTCGTACGTGACGGCGGTGCGGTCGCCGGGCTCGCCCTCGAAGTGCAGAGCCACCTTCTCGCCGCGGCCCGCCTCGACGTGGCGGTCGACGCAGTTGACGGCGACGTTGAGCCTGCCGCCGTCGAACCACGTCGCCTTCGGCACGGTCAGTCCCTCGGGACCCTCCACGGGCGGCGACCAGGTGTGCGCCGTGTGCCACGGCTCTGCCCAGTCGAGACGCTCGGCCGCCCGCTCCCAGAAACCGATCGGGTCTGCGTTGGCGGTGGCGTAGACCGAATCGTCGACGTTCGCCTGGGCGGCGAACGTCGCGGGCGCGGGAAAGGTGCGCGACTCGCCGAGGCGCGCTTCTTCTGTCACAGCCACCGCTTCAGCACCGCCCGTTCGAACAGCACCAGGATGCCGTTCGTGATCGTGCCGAGGAGCGCCAGGAGGACGATCGCCAGGATGATGCGGTCGAGTCGTCCGGTGGTCTGCGAGTCGCTCAGCATCCATCCAAGACCCATCGAGGCGCCGAGGAGTTCCGCCGCGACGAGGAACAGCCACGCCTGCGCAAGCCCGAGACGCAACCCCGAGACCACGGAGGGGACGACGGCGGGCAGCTGGACCGTGCGGAAGAGCGACCAGCCGCGCAGTCCGAAGGTGCGCCCGGCCTCGACGAGGTGCGGATCCACGTGCCGCAACGCGTCGGCCACCGTCGTGTAGACGGGGAAGAAGGCGCCGATCGCGATGAGCGTGATCTTCGACTCCTCGCCGACGTGCAGCCACAGGATGAGGAGGGGCACCCACGCGAGCGACGGCACGGCGCGAAGTGCCACGAGGATCGGGGCGAACAGGACGTTGCCCGCGCGCGAGAGCCCGACGATCGCCGCGAAAGCGAGCGCGATGATCGTTCCGAAGAGGAAGCCGATGAAGACGCGCTGCACAGAGATCGCGATGTGCAGCCAGAGTTCGCCGCGTTCGATGAGCTCGACGGCGGCTTCGACGACCGAGATCGGCGGAGGAAGCAGGTACGGCGGGACGATTCCTGTCGTCGTGACGACCTGCCACGCCGTGAGGATGACGAGCGGTACGAGGAATCCGCCCGCGATCTTCACCGACGTACGCGACCACAGGGGCGTTCGCTGTTGCGCGGCCGCCCCTGTGGTCGTGGTGGTGTTCGAGGTCACTCGGTCGCCTTCTCCGCGAAGTCGCTGAAGACGATGCTCGCGATCGCGTCGTCGACGGACTGCTGACCGCCCTGGACGTCGCCGGACTCGACGATGACCGGCGCGATCGTTTCGAGGACGGCGATCTGCGCGTCTCCGGGAACGCCTGAGACGTCGAGATTCGAGCGCTCGGTGATGACGGTGCGGGCGACCTCGATGTCGATCGAGGCGGCGTCGGCGAGAAGCTGGGCCAGCTCCTCGGGGTTCTCCAGAGCCCA
This genomic stretch from Microbacterium sp. SLBN-146 harbors:
- a CDS encoding O-acetylhomoserine aminocarboxypropyltransferase/cysteine synthase family protein, with the protein product MSEHQFGFRTRALHAGGTPDAATGARAVPIYQTTSFVFDSAKDAANLFALQKYGNIYSRIGNPTVAALEERLASLEGGIGAVATASGMSAEFITFAALVGQGDHIVASAQLYGGTVTQLDVTLRRFGVDTTFVASSDPEEFRKAIRANTKVLYVEMIGNPGGEIADIEGLAAVAHDAGIPLVVDSTLATPYLARPIEHGADIVIHSVTKFLGGHGTTLGGIVVEAGTFNWGNGKFPSMTEPVESYGGIRWWDNFGEYGFLTKLRTEQLRDIGPSLSPQSAFNLLQGVETLPQRIDAHIANARVVAEWLANDPRVSFVTWAGLEGHPHQERAQKYLPLGPGSVFAFGVRPSGDFGSDEERLQAARATGEKVIESLQLASHLANIGDARTLVIHPASTTHQQLTPAQLDAAGVPADLIRISVGLEDPEDILWDLDQALTLATGEQR
- the acs gene encoding acetate--CoA ligase, whose protein sequence is MAVTEEARLGESRTFPAPATFAAQANVDDSVYATANADPIGFWERAAERLDWAEPWHTAHTWSPPVEGPEGLTVPKATWFDGGRLNVAVNCVDRHVEAGRGEKVALHFEGEPGDRTAVTYEDLQRRVARAANGLTALGIGPGDRVVVYLPVLIETVVIALACARIGAVHSLVFGGFSAEAVRFRLEDTGAKLLVTTDGQSRRGRQVEVKSAADIAAADLPALEHVLVVRRTGQDIAWTEGRDVWWHEAIDTQPDTHDPQAFDSEHPLFIIYTSGTTGKPKGLVHTSGGYLTHASWAHWAHFDAKPDDVHWCTADLAWVTAHTYEIYGPLSNGLTQVIYEGTPDAPNRERHLEIIERYGVTVYYTAPTLIRTFMTWFGDDLPAGHDLSSIRLLGTVGEAINPEAWVWFRRNFGRDETPVVDTWWQSETGAAMIAPLPGVTTLKPGSATVALPGIDMAVVDERGEPVAPGRSGTLVARRPWPGMARTVWGDPLRYRDSYWAPFAGHGEHGGYYVAGDGATIDADGYIWILGRLDDVVNVSGHRLSTIEIESSLVAHPAVGEAGVTGIADPLTGHAVAAFVVDGAAGAADHDELRAQVARDIGPIAKPKIIVRVPELPKTRSGKILRRLLAQLWQGDALGDTTSLQNPWAVDGVREAVRVARQKETT
- a CDS encoding ABC transporter permease; translated protein: MTSNTTTTTGAAAQQRTPLWSRTSVKIAGGFLVPLVILTAWQVVTTTGIVPPYLLPPPISVVEAAVELIERGELWLHIAISVQRVFIGFLFGTIIALAFAAIVGLSRAGNVLFAPILVALRAVPSLAWVPLLILWLHVGEESKITLIAIGAFFPVYTTVADALRHVDPHLVEAGRTFGLRGWSLFRTVQLPAVVPSVVSGLRLGLAQAWLFLVAAELLGASMGLGWMLSDSQTTGRLDRIILAIVLLALLGTITNGILVLFERAVLKRWL